One region of Brassica napus cultivar Da-Ae chromosome A10, Da-Ae, whole genome shotgun sequence genomic DNA includes:
- the LOC106420475 gene encoding probable inactive receptor-like protein kinase At3g56050 → MESPMRFNLRTAFSIIFLTFLPLNLKSQEVFDPSQDHSLIQSEASWNRRSLVETPPLPGKGPAVGASPPSPDQAFEGSTKPPPAPETQTPPGGDGTPSPPPSSVRTAQTPNPPSEPPPQLLSPPPRTKKTHNISMIVGIVVGVFTVSVALIIFFLIHTRKIPIKPWTNSGQLQNPLITDVPRMQLSELQAACEDFSNIIGSFSDGTIYKGTLSTGAEIAVVSIAAGSRANWSTDMETQLLQKIRKLSKVDHKNFLNVIGYCHENEPFHRMLVFEYAPNGTLSEHLHSQHTEHLDWPTRLRIFMGIAYCLEHMHNLNPPILHTNLDSSCIYLTEDNAAKVSDFSVLNFISPSKESSSSKNLLEHSTLDPQTNVLNFGALVFEIITGRLPDPDSLFLEPKPARDLVDPTLKTFQEDVAERLLGVVRQCMNPYSAQRPTMRKVVVKLREIIGIEADAALPRLSPRWWSEMEIITTDGN, encoded by the exons ATGGAATCTCCTATGAGATTCAATCTCCGAACAGCATTCTCCATCATCTTCCTCACCTTTCTTCCTCTGAATCTCAAAAGCCAAG AAGTCTTTGATCCTTCTCAAGATCACTCACTGATCCAATCCGAAGCTTCTTGGAACCGTCGCAGCTTGGTAGAGACACCACCTCTTCCGGGCAAAGGTCCTGCTGTGGGTGCCTCCCCTCCATCTCCTGATCAAGCATTTGAAGGCTCCACAAAACCACCTCCAGCACCAGAAACTCAAACACCACCAGGAGGAGATGGAACCCCAAGCCCTCCTCCTAGTAGTGTCAGGACAGCACAAACCCCAAACCCACCTTCTGAACCTCCTCCACAACTTTTGTCTCCACCTCCAAGAACTAAAAAGACTCATAATATTTCTATGATCGTGGGCATAGTCGTTGGCGTGTTCACAGTCTCAGTGGCATTAATCATCTTCTTTCTTATCCACACCCGAAAAATTCCAATCAAGCCTTGGACCAACAGTGGCCAGCTTCAAAATCCTCTTATCACAG ATGTTCCGAGGATGCAGCTATCAGAGCTACAAGCAGCATGTGAAGACTTCAGCAACATCATTGGCTCTTTCTCAGACGGTACCATCTATAAAGGGACTTTATCCACTGGTGCTGAAATTGCTGTTGTCTCCATCGCGGCTGGCTCTCGTGCAAACTGGTCTACCGATATGGAAACACAGCTGCTACAAAAG ATTCGTAAGTTATCAAAAGTAGATCACAAGAATTTTCTGAATGTGATTGGGTACTGCCATGAGAACGAGCCCTTCCACAGAATGCTTGTTTTCGAATACGCTCCTAATGGAACCCTCTCAGAGCATCTTCACT CTCAACATACGGAGCACTTGGACTGGCCTACAAGACTCAGAATCTTCATGGGAATAGCTTACTGTCTAGAGCACATGCACAACCTCAACCCACCCATCTTGCACACCAATCTGGACTCCTCTTGTATCTACTTAACCGAAGACAACGCCGCCAAAGTCTCAGACTTTTCAGTCCTCAACTTCATCTCACCCTCCAAGGAATCCTCCTCGAGCAAGAACCTTTTAGAACACTCAACGCTTGACCCACAAACCAACGTCTTAAACTTTGGCGCCCTTGTGTTTGAAATCATCACCGGGAGGCTCCCAGACCCTGATTCTTTGTTTCTTGAACCCAAGCCCGCGAGAGATCTTGTAGACCCGACGCTGAAAACGTTTCAGGAGGATGTTGCTGAGAGGTTGTTGGGAGTGGTTAGGCAGTGTATGAATCCATACTCAGCTCAACGGCCAACGATGAGAAAGGTTGTGGTGAAGTTGAGAGAGATCATTGGAATAGAAGCCGATGCAGCACTGCCAAGGCTATCTCCACGGTGGTGGAGTGAGATGGAGATCATAACCACAGATGGAAACTAA